The Mytilus edulis chromosome 5, xbMytEdul2.2, whole genome shotgun sequence genomic interval TAACAGCTTATACGAAATTTCTTCACAAATTACCAACAACTATCCTGCCAGATTTTGTTATATGTAGTGGCAGGGCAATTAATGGCGAAAAATCTATGAAATCCTTTAAGTTACCGTCGTTCGCTAATGTTACAAGTTTTGATTGGCCAGAAATGGATAACATTACTTCTCCTTCGTGACTTTCGAGCATAGCTTCAACACTAAGATCTTTAACTTCTTTTCGTTGTTGAATTTCGCTTCCCAAATCCATTTTTCTCAAGCATGAGTATTTATCACTCACCCAAACTGACCCATCTTGGTAAGGCTGTATGTTATTGAAAATGGCTTTACTTCTGTGAAAATGAATGACTTCAAATTGGACTGTATCCGAAACTTCTTCGAACGATCCAAACATGATCCTTTCAGAACTTATTTTATCGGATAtcaatatgtcatttttttttatttatatatatatagaactgaACCCTTTATTAAAAATCGTAGAATTTTTTGGACATCGGCTTTTGGAATATTTCTGATGCTGGGACGGTAGACTATAACATCGGTATATTCTTACTGGAGTTCATTTTATACACAGAGTTTCGAAATATCTTCTGTCATCTGGAGCTACCAAAAACCATTTTTTTGCACAAATTTACTGAGAACTTTTGCTTCCGGAATATTTGGTATAATTTCCGCAATAGTCTTTAATAATGGGCTTTCAAATTTATTCGCATAGTTTATCTTTActtgtgtttattttgtttttgagtgAGTTTAGTCAttacaatttcaattttaaagttatATCTAAAATATGTAGAACTTTAGTATCGGTGtctaataaaacaatatttccgGTTGCAGTTACAGCGAGGCTATTCGGTTTGAAATGAAGTTTTGAGTTTCTAGTTGTATTTCCCGTATACGTTCACATAACCTTATTTGGATAGGCAAGCGATAGAAGACGGCCGTGTTTGTATTTAGATGTCTTGTCTATTACATAAAAATCATTGTTGATATTTGTTGTTGCTTTCACAGCATATGTTAATATTCTTTTCTAGTTTTCATCGAATTCAAATGTATGCAATTTTTTCCACTCGCCTCAATGATGATAAGTTGCCTTACACTGCTTGTTGACAGCTTATACGAAATTTCTTCACAAATTACCAACAACTATCCTACCAGATTTTGTTATATGTAGTGGCAGGGCAATTAATGGCGAAAAATCTATGAAATCCTTTAAGTTACCGTCGTTCGCTAATGTTACAAGTTTTGATTGGCCAGAAATGGATAAAATTACTTCTCCTTCGTGACTTTCGAGCATAGCTTCAACACTAAGATCTTTAACTTCTTTTCGTTGTTCTTAAATCCATTTTCTCAAGCATGAGTATTTATCACTCACCCAAACTGACCCATCTTGGCAAGGATGTATGTTATTGAAAATGGCTTTACTTCTGTGAAAATGAATGACTTCAAATTGGACTGTATCCGAAACTTCTTCGAACGATCCAAACATGATCCTTTCAGAACTTTTTTTTATCGGATATCAATatgtcattttttaatttttatatatagaacTGAACCCTTTATTAAAAATCGTCGAAATTTTTGGACATCGGCTTTTGGAATATTTCTGATGCTGGGACTGTAGGCTATAAAATCGGTATATTCTTACTGGAGTTCATTTTATACACAGAGTTTCGAAATATCTTCTGTCATCTGGAGCTACCAAAAACCATTTTTTTGCACAAATTTACTGAGAACTTTTGCTTCCGGAATATTTGGTATAATTTCCGCAATAGTCTTTAATAATGGGCTTTCAAATTTATTCGCATAGTTTATCTTTActtgtgtttattttgtttttgagtgAGTTTAGTCAttacaatttcaattttaaagttatATCTAAAATATGTAGAACTTTAGTATCGGTGtctaataaaacaatatttccgGTTGCAGTTACAGCGAGGCTATTCGGTTTGAAATGAAGTTTTGAGTTTCTAGTTGTATTTCCCGTATACGTTCACATAACCTTATTTGGATAGGCAAGCGATAGAAGACGGCCGTGTTTGTATTTAGATGTCTTGTCTATTACATAAAAATCATTGTTGATATTTGTTGTTGCTTTCACAGCATATGTTAATATTCTTTTCTAGTTTTCATCGAATTCAAATGTATGCAATTTTTTCCACTCGCCTCAATGATGATAAGTTGCCTTACACTGCTTGTTGACAGCTTATACGAAATTTCTTCACAAATTACCAACAACTATCCTACCAGATTTTGTTATATGTAGTGGCAGGGCAATTAATGGCGAAAAATCTATGAAATCCTTTAAGTTACCGTCGTTCGCTAATGTTACAAGTTTTGATTGGCCAGAAATGGATAAAATTACTTCTCCTTCGTGACTTTCGAGCATAGCTTCAACACTAAGATCTTTAACTTCTTTTCGTTGTTCTTAAATCCATTTTCTCAAGCATGAGTATTTATCACTCACCCAAACTGACCCATCTTGGCAAGGATGTATGTTATTGAAAATGGCTTTACTTCTGTGAAAATGAATGACTTCAAATTGGACTGTATCCGAAACTTCTTCGAACGATCCAAACATGATCCTTTCAGAACTTTTTTTTATCGGATATCAATatgtcattttttaatttttatatatagaacTGAACCCTTTATTAAAAATCGTCGAAATTTTTGGACATCGGCTTTTGGAATATTTCTGATGCTGGGACTGTAGGCTATAAAATCGGTATATTCTTACTGGAGTTCATTTTATACACAGAGTTTCGAAATATCTTCTGTCATCTGGAGCTACCAAAAACCATTTTTTTGCACAAATTTACTGAGAACTTTTGCTTCCGGAATATTTGGTATAATTTCCGCAATAGTCTTTAATAATGGGCTTTCAAATTTATTCGCATAGTTTATCTTTActtgtgtttattttgtttttgagtgAGTTTAGTCAttacaatttcaattttaaagttatATCTAAAATATGTAGAACTTTAGTATCGGTGtctaataaaacaatatttccgGTTGCAGTTACAGCGAGGCTATTCGGTTTGAAATGAAGTTTTGAGTTTCTAGTTGTATTTCCCGTATACGTTCACATAACCTTATTTGGATAGGCAAGCGATAGAAGACGGCCGTGTTTGTATTTAGATGTCTTGTCTATTACATAAAAATCATTGTTGATATTTGTTGTTGCTTTCACAGCATATGTTAATATTCTTTTCTAGTTTTCATCGAATTCAAATGTATGCAATTTTTTCCACTCGCCTCAATGATGATAAGTTGCCTTACACTGCTTGTTGACAGCTTATACGAAATTTCTTCACAAATTACCAACAACTATCCTACCAGATTTTGTTATATGTAGTGGCAGGGCAATTAATGGCGAAAAATCTATGAAATCCTTTAAGTTACCGTCGTTCGCTAATGTTACAAGTTTTGATTGGCCAGAAATGGATAAAATTACTTCTCCTTCGTGACTTTCGAGCATAGCTTCAACACTTAGATCTTTAACTTCTTTTCGTTGTTCTTAAATCCATTTTCTCAAGCATGAGTATTTATCACTCACCCAAACTGACCCATCTTGGCAAGGATGTATGTTATTGAAAATGGCTTTACTTCTGTAAAAATAAAGGACTTCAAATTGTACTGTATCCGAAACTTCTTCGAATCATCCAAACATGATCCTTTCAGAACTTTTTTTATCGGATATCAAtatgtcatttttaatttttatatatagaacTGAACCCTTTATTAAAAATCGTCGAAATTTTTGGACATCGGCTTTTGGAATATTTCTGATGCTGGGACTGTAGGCCATAAAATCGGTATATTCTTACTGGAGTTCATTTTATACACAGAGTTTCGAAATATCTTCTGTCATCTGGAGCTACCAAAAACCATTTTTTTGCACAAATTTACTGAGAACTTTTGCTTCCGGAATATTTGGTATAATTTCCGCAATAGTCTTTAATAATGGGCtttcaaatttattcgtttagtttatgtttacttgtgtttattttgttttgagtGAGTTAAGTCAttacaatttcaattttaaagtgtgtctttctgtgttgtaatgttacactattaTTTCGGGCGAAGGATGGTACCCATTAAACGTTGAAACCCACTGCTTTTGTTTGTACCTGTttttaagtcaggaatctgatgttaaTTAGTTTGATGAAGtcgttcataagtgtttctcgtttctctatTCTTATATAGATTGGAACGTTGGTTGCCCGCtctgaattgtttcacattggtcacttttttggtctttatagcttactattcgttgtgagccgaggctccgtgttgaagaccatactttgacctgtaatgggttttcattgtgacttgaatggagagttgtcactcatatcacatcttctgagATCAATTGACGCATTCCTTTGTTGAAGTCATAATATATCCGACTATTGCCGTTTCGTTTTATCACTATGGCTACGTTTAAGTAATCAATTGAACCAAGGGTTCTAAGTGCTTTTAAGTCATTCTTTCGAAAATATTATGATCAGCACGAGTTGATTGACCAATATGAAATATCTGCGTTAAAGATGACCTCGGATAAATTTCCAATTGTCAGAACCACGATCTCGACTTCTTTTGagttgtgaattttttttatgacttcTCACAGGATATATATTTGCATGAtcaacacgacgtgtgccactTTGGGAGCAGAGAATGCTAGCCCTCCGACGCTTCCTAGCACAGACTTGGATTTAGGTTAAGTTCGTGTTATTCAGTTTCCTACGTAGTGTATTGTGGATTTGttcgtcatttttgttttttttcgattttgacAATCTTTTTAATCTTgtttgtcgatttatgagttattAAAGTCCCCACTGTATCTTATGTATCTTTCGTGAATTATCAAAATACCTATCATAAGAAGGGACAATGTTTGCGACAAACCTTCTTAGGGTACTAACAATAATCTCgattttattcttaaaatatttatgTACGGCAAATTCAGAAAAGGATGACTTATTGATTTTAATTCGCTTAATACCctgtggcaagtatttcatgcatgtgAAGGTAGACAACAAAAGTAGATATCTCATAAATGACCAAAGAACGACGAGGTAAACCAATACAGGACACTGttcgtacggtcttcaacaaagaTCAATTTCCAATACGGCAAAGTAAGCCATAAAAAACCGCCTTGAAAAACTGtgaaacaaatcaaaagaaaaacaattcaCGGCCAGATTAATAGAAAGCGATTGAGAGCAAATAAGCATACACACTTAGTTACAACCTCTTGACTTTGAGCATCTTAATCTTTCTTTTCATCAAAATGATACATTGTTTAGTTCTTTTATcatgaaaaattgtcattttttttatatattcctcTTTATGACGTAAATCTATACTAATAAACGAGAAGACCACATTTTGAGTGTCGCTTCTCTTcgttccacaataaattaatcatcatgcatTTGTGTCCAATAGCCGCATATGTTATCCTCGCTTATGACTATTCCGATTGGGTAATTTTGAAAAACGATaattaaaggtgtcagaccaccaattaaaaattgCTATCTGTTCAACTAAATTTGCAATTTACACAGCTTTCTATATTTTGTACCTTAAGTTTAACTGCAAAGAAACctggtatatcctgaattgtacatgtatcacctttctacatgccaattctCAACTAATGTTTAAAGTcttaaaatgaatatttgatcTTGAaacacaggtactaccaaaataactcccggttttcttgaaatcttaaattagtgtactatgtagtgCATTAACCCTGAATTTTTAACGCAAACTCATAGAAAagtgaattttgtctcaaaatggtctaaatatatttccctttcaccaaaagtttcatttatgCAATGTGTTGGTTAGGtttgaaagtttttaaatttttaaatttttgaatatttaattttttttttttttttaatttttaatttttgaattgatatttttttatttttggctttttgaatttgaatttttggAATTGAATAATCAAAATTGAGGGCCATGCTCATGATAAATGATCGTTCATATAATTTCGTCACGTCCTTATGTTGCGGACGTGCATTCGGGTTGACTCATGGAAATGGCATGGTTCTACGTCATACTGTTATATCTAAATATGGTCAACGTgcatcctgtttttttttttgttttttttttgggggggggactGAACTGACATTCCTACTGATATCTTAAGGTTTAAGAACATTGCTAAACACAAGGAAAGTGTTGTTAAATCTGCCgttattatattcaagataaattATCTGTTTAGAAACAGAGGGAGCTGTAATTAAGCATTTATGTGAGCTTTACTCATCAGGTCGGCACAGATCAAATTGACAGAAGACACACAAATGCGATGTAAATAAaccatcatagatacctggattgaaatttcatatacgccaaacgcgtgtttcgtctactaaagactcatcagtgacgttcgaataaaaaTTTAATAGTACATGCAATAAGTCAAAGCTACTCAGTATACATATGATAACTCTTATTTTCcaaaagtaaaatattaatcaGTCACATTAAAAAACTTACTTCAGTGTTAAAAAGTCTGAGAAAATCTGAAAACAGCATTAAATGTGCGGCTGCTTTGCGTTTAAACTGAACATGATGAAATTCTAAGAGTGTCGAAATTTAAATGGCACTATTTGCATGTATGATTTACTTTCCTTTACCAGCATGCAAACCGAATGtaagaataaaaaaatcaaaagaaatgctTTGCATTTAAAATGAACACGATGAAATTCTACGAGatataaatcacaatattttCATGTATGATAAACTTTCCTTTACCTGCATGCAAATCGAATgtgaattgtaaaaataaaaaataatcaaaacaatgGGTTTCAAATAAAGGCGCTTgcgtatatgtatatatttctcCGTCAAAAGCCTATAAAATTAACGACTAATATGTGATTCCATGGTGAAATAAGGTGTTTCGATCTAAACAGAGAGACCGAATATGTTCGATGTCTACACCCAATCCACATTTTACCACTCACGTCTATGCACATTGAAGTTGGGTTCGGTATATTGTAATCTTGTGTGTCAATACGTGTTTTTAAGGTACCTTTTGTATACAGGATATGTAAGAATTTTGTATCTAACAAAGCAATGTAACCGTCTGAAGTAACAGATAAGCTCCTAGGTTTAAAATGCGAACTTGTGTCGCCTTTGTATTCCCACATAACCTTATTTGGATATGCAAGGGATATAATACGACTCTGACCGCTTACTGGCCCTTGTAAGTCAATGACATACATATCGTTATTAATATGCGAGGTTGCTTTAAGCGGATATGTCGGTTTTTGTCATTATCAAATTCATACGTGTGTAATATATCTCCGCTGAGATCCATAATGATTATTTGCCTTACACTATTTTCTGAAAACTCAATTTGACCTTTTTCACATAATCCTATAACGATCTTGGAGGACTTTGTTAAGTGTAAAGCTCGAGGAACCATTTCTGGAAAATCAACAAAGTCTTGCATTTCTCCGTCATTTCTCAACTTGACAAGCTTAGATTTTCCCTCAAGAGATAGAATTACTTCTTCTTTATCAATTCCTAGCATCTCTACAACATCAATATCTataatttctttcttttgttcAATGCCGTCTGTTCCCATAACTATCATTTTGAAGCAAGTGTCATAGTCACTCACCATTATAAGGTCGAATGAACCAAGTACTTCTACTTTTACCTTATGAACCTGCTGGATATCAGTCAATACCCCGAACATATCAGAAATTTGTTTTTCGCTAATATTTCCCTGTTCTTATTTCATTGAATTAATATGCGCATCTCTGTATGACTTACTCAGTTGTGTCCATGTATTGATAGAGACTTCTGTCTCtgttaactttttcaaattacCAGAGTCAAGGGATGTTGTCAATGATTCGATTTTCGTACTTAAATCTTGTTTTGCACTTATGCTGGAACTTCGAGCTGCTTCCtgtatgtttttaatttctttccATCTGTCTTCAAGTTTTTGAAgttgaatttttatttcattttctaccATTTCTTTCATCTTTTCTCCTTGATCTAAGATAGCCTTTTTGGCACTTTCGTACAAGCTATTCTCTAAGTTTATCTTCGTCTCAATACCCGTTTTACATGACTCATGAAAACTGAGTTCGACTTTAAGTTCATCTCGATAGTAATTCAAACTATTAAATTTGGCCTTGTAAAGGTCTTTCAAACTTTCAACTTCATGACCACTATGATTATTTGTAAAACAAGATGGACATACTAGCAGTTGGCATGTCGTACAAAAAAAGATTATCCTCAACTCAGGATGAGTTTTACAAAGTATATGCAAATTTGGTTCGTTTATTTCCTTTGTTCCAATTTTTGACAGTTCTATAACTGTATGGTCCTCATGAAATTTagtatgaatattatttttacattcTTCGCACATTAAATAATTGCATTTAATGCATTTCCACTTAATTGTTGTACTTTTCTCACAAACGTGACACAAGGCTGGTGTTACAGGAGACGCCATTTTGTGTTTTGACCAAGTATGTAATAGATATATATCCTGGTAAACAAAACACAATGTCAATTTGAAAAACTCAATCTACCATAAATAGTTTCAAGACTGAATTTAAATAATCATTATTAGCAAACGTAAGATGTTTAATAAACTTTAACAGCTGTTCCGATGACGTGTGAATTACCATTTAAAATATATGCCATAGAATACACATATAAACACATAATAACTAATTAATTTGATTAGAGGTTACCGATATCTGCTATTCAATAAGAGATAAGGAAAAAAGAAAATGGAGAAGGCTAACCCAAACTGTGTAATTCATATCAAACCAACCTTGATACgattaaatatataaatcataGAAGGGagggaaagaaataaaaaaaaaatctcaaactgTTTCTTATCCTAAAACAATCAGCACTTTTTTTTATACCAACCCCGTGTCTTCTATAGAGAAGTAGTATAAGattaagatgttgtatgattgtcgaTGAGGTAAAGCTATAAAGTTAACCATACAACACACAACAATGAGGAAAAATACATTCCATATAGTCCGCTATGAAAAGCCTTGACAGGACAAAATGTGTATTAACTAATGAATCGACAAAAACCAACGgattaaaattgataacaaaaaaataatattgaaaaaaaatcaatagggACGTATGGTTGTGGAATTGTCTGATTTTTGTTTCAGTTCTATATCGTTAAAGTATTGAACTTATAGTAATTTTATTCAGGTTGAGTGAATCTGTGATTTTTGTATAGTCGGTTTTCAATGAGTAATAACTTACTTGCCGACTTGTGTTTTACTCGTACGAGCCCAAGTTCATCAAAATCCTCTCATTGACAAAAAGGAAAAGCATATcgcagttaaaaataaaaaaagcaacacgaacccaaagAAAACTAGCAACTATACAACATAACCCCAAGAGaactaacaaaaagtaaaatcataaaaataccgaGCTCTGAGGaatatttaaaaaggaaagttcctaatcaaattgcaaaacagTAGGCTCAAATACATCAACATtatgtcactagcacactatgtaacgaatttatctaaccgactatctttatttgtcGAATTTAaactagagttgtctcatttgctatcataacacatcttcttatttctctattaaagtgttcaagtgttcaattttaagaaccttcttccattggtctgcactaaaaaaaaatactgcaaacaataactatttattatcaataaccttgatataacaatattaaacagaactttcaatacttttaaataatcaaacagtgccAAAGTCGAAAATCTACTGCTAACCGTGTATTGAATtcagccccgcctccctactaacctaatattgaatatacacggtctccacgcggacgcttttaaccaatcatatttctagaaatgtataggaggtaagataattgtATTTATTAGAGAGTTTAATAAATAGTTTGAGTAATTTGTCGTATCGAAATTCCTGCATTACCTATTATACATAGATTTCTGGCAGTAAAACCTGAATCACTACAGACAGAGACAAAGggttatcatagataccaggataagaattgtgtacgccagacgcgcgtttcgtcgtcCTAATCACCGAGGTTCAGAAAGGACTAGATAAAATATCTATCATTAATTTAGAAATTGCAATCATATGGTGTTACTTTATATTTAACATGCTATAAGAACTTACAAGCAGTGGCCAATTGTGTTTTTGTGACATCTATGTTTCCGTCCATGCAAAGTTCTACTTATTATCGTAATAGAGGTTCAAAAGGCGATCTTAAGTTGGTGTTAATACACTGTTTTTACAATGCTTTCAGTTGAAATCCATTGTCTACGGATAAAACCACATCAAAAGGAATACATTTTAGGTCAACGAAAATATGTAAATGGTACTGAAATTTCGACACAACAAATTGCGTTAGTCAGTGTTAGTATTTATTTTGCAAAAAGAACACACTCCAACACAcagataattttgtattttattcaattcaagaaaggaaaacaaaacgaacaaaaaataaaGTATCAATACAAAGCTGACATATTTACGTATGTTTACACCCTACACTAAAGTCGACTTGGACGGGCATCTTTGGCATCTCATAACTGACCCCAAAAAAACGTTAGTTTCGTTATCAAAGATAAGCCATGTATCCTATGTATTCCTTTTTTCAACGAATTGTATTCAAAGGTAGATAACAAAAGCAGAACATAAATTTCATCTTTAATTTCAAAACCCAGTAAAAGACATAACTACGATCATTCCTTGAAATATTTTAGTAAAATACGTCATATAAGAATCTGAGGACAATCCTCCACAGCTTATCCACATTCTCCCTCGGACGTCAATACACATAGACTCGGGGCTAAACACGTGATAGTTTAATAAAGATACAAAGGTTTTTAATGCACCTGTTATATCTAAAATATGTAGAACTTTAGTATCGGAgtctaacaaaacaatatttCCGGTTGCAGTTACAGCAAGGCTATTCGGTTTGAACTGAAGTTTTGcatttaaagttgtatttcccgTATACGTCCACATAACCTTATTCGGATAAGCAAGCGACAGAAGTCGGCCGTGTTTGTGTTTAGATGTCTTGTCAATCACATACAAATCATTGTTGATATTTGTTGTTGCTTTCAGAGCATATGTTAATATTCGTTTATGTTCATCATCGAATTCAAATGTATGCAATCTTTTCCCACTCGCCTCTAAAATGATGATTTGTCTAACACTATAAGTTGACAATTTATACCTTATTTCTTCACAAATACCAATAACTATCTTACCAGATTTTGTTATATGAAGTGGCCGGGCAATTAGTGGCGAAAAATCTATAAAATCCGTTAGTTTACCGTCCTTTGCTAATGTTACAAGTTTTGAATGTCCAGTAAGGGATAAAATGACTTCGCCTTCATCACTTTCGAGCATTTCTTCAACACTTATATCATTAATTTCTTGTCGTTGTTGAATTTCATTGCAAACTTTCATATTCCTCAGGCATGAGTATTTATTACTCACCCAAACTGAACCATCTTTGCAAGGCTGTATGATATTGAAAATGGCTTTACTTCTGTAAGAATGAAGGACTTCAAATTGTACTGTATCCGAAACTTTTTCTAACGATCCAAACATTTTCGAAATTTGAGTTTGGTCGATTGGACCACAATTTAGTTCTATTGGAATAATATCAATAACTCGATCAGTCTTTTGGGGCTCTATCCAAGCCTTAACCGATTGTTCTGTTTCGATTACAGATTTCAGGCTACCTGTATTTATAGCTGAATTAACTACGTCAAAGATTGCACCAACTTCTTTTTGTGCGTTGTCGTTTTTGGTTTGTGCTTTTATTGTCgctattttcatttctttaattCGGTCTTCAAGAATTTCAAGTCTGGACTTAGTTTCTTTCCCAATTGCCTTCTTTAACCTTTCTTCTTGCTCTAAAATTGTTTTTCTCGCATTTTCgtaaaaattttcatttgattttgtcctGTAACTAAGTTCTTTTTCACATGATAAATGAAAATCCAAATCCTCTTGTAGTCTATCCTGGAagtattttaaactttgaaatttgTCCTCATAATTGACTTTCAAACTCTCAAAATAATGGTCTCTGTGTTTCTCGGAAAGACAAACAGGACAGACAAACTGATTACACTtcttacaaaatatgcaaatctTTTGTTCAGGGTGTTTATCACACAAAACAAACAGATTTGGCTGAAACGAACCATCCTTCCCTATATCTGCTACTTTGATGACATTATGTTCTTCGGCTGCTTTGAATTTCACATGCACCTTTCTTTTGCATTTATCACACATCAAAAGAGAACAATCTTGACATTTCCATCTAATTTGTTTTTCGTCTTCACACAGATGACAAACATAAGGAATTTGCGCTTCTACAAGATTAACAGATTTTGACAACGCCATTATCCATTTGCTGAAAAAAGTCAAATTGCGGAAAAATTTCTTTTAGTCGATAGATAAGTCTGTTAATATGTGATTATTTTGTGGGGGTGAGCATATACACATTTTCGATAAACAAAGTCGCCGCAAACATTTTACTTTAATTCAAActttacatattatatattttttaaattctaatgaGCGTATGTCCATAAACTTAATTTGTGGACGTTTAATAGATCTTGATTATTATGAACCCCATTTCAGGCCTCGTTCAATTTGAACGAATAGGATGTCAAGGATGTATTTCTTTCAACTCTTATAATGTAACATTGAATAACTTTTGGACTTTATGGAAAAATGTAATACTGTGAaacaatatatagatatattgagAAACTGGTTTGTTAAAATAACATCTCAcctgaatattttattttatatctgaTCAATTTTGAGGTCGTCTACTGTGATATTGTTTGATGATAGTTTTTgcaggagacaactctccatccacgtcacaatttataaaagtaaaccattatatgtcaaggtacggtcttcaacacggagccttggctcacatcgaacaacaagctataaagggcccaataatattacaagtgtaaaaccatttaaatggCTTTTGCGTTTCTTTGATTCATATGACTTTGCGCTGTACTAttacatcctgtcattgtgttatttttctatgataatttttatattcttgtctttcatttttgctaatgtgctttgtctatatagatataggaagatgtgatatgagtgccaatgagacaaatctccatgcaagtcacaatttctaaaagtaaacaattataggtcaaggtatggtcttcaacacggagccttagcttacaccgaacagcaagctataacatTACtatagtgtaaaatcattcaaacggctTTTGCGGtggtttt includes:
- the LOC139524959 gene encoding tripartite motif-containing protein 42-like: MASPVTPALCHVCEKSTTIKWKCIKCNYLMCEECKNNIHTKFHEDHTVIELSKIGTKEINEPNLHILCKTHPELRIIFFCTTCQLLVCPSCFTNNHSGHEVESLKDLYKAKFNSLNYYRDELKVELSFHESCKTGIETKINLENSLYESAKKAILDQGEKMKEMVENEIKIQLQKLEDRWKEIKNIQEAARSSSISAKQDLSTKIESLTTSLDSGNLKKLTETEVSINTWTQLSKSYRDAHINSMK
- the LOC139524960 gene encoding uncharacterized protein, with the translated sequence MALSKSVNLVEAQIPYVCHLCEDEKQIRWKCQDCSLLMCDKCKRKVHVKFKAAEEHNVIKVADIGKDGSFQPNLFVLCDKHPEQKICIFCKKCNQFVCPVCLSEKHRDHYFESLKVNYEDKFQSLKYFQDRLQEDLDFHLSCEKELSYRTKSNENFYENARKTILEQEERLKKAIGKETKSRLEILEDRIKEMKIATIKAQTKNDNAQKEVGAIFDVVNSAINTGSLKSVIETEQSVKAWIEPQKTDRVIDIIPIELNCGPIDQTQISKMFGSLEKVSDTVQFEVLHSYRSKAIFNIIQPCKDGSVWVSNKYSCLRNMKVCNEIQQRQEINDISVEEMLESDEGEVILSLTGHSKLVTLAKDGKLTDFIDFSPLIARPLHITKSGKIVIGICEEIRYKLSTYSVRQIIILEASGKRLHTFEFDDEHKRILTYALKATTNINNDLYVIDKTSKHKHGRLLSLAYPNKVMWTYTGNTTLNAKLQFKPNSLAVTATGNIVLLDSDTKVLHILDITGALKTFVSLLNYHVFSPESMCIDVRGRMWISCGGLSSDSYMTYFTKIFQGMIVVMSFTGF